A stretch of DNA from Archangium lipolyticum:
CCCGGCATGGGGAAGGCCGCCACCACGCCCCGGGTGGACGGGAGGATGCACAGCTCGCCCTGCCCCAGCGGCCACTCCACGTGGACGTCCGCCAGCACGCACGCGTCGTCGTAGGTCTCCCCCTCGAAGGGGATGCCGGCGCCCTTGCGCACCCGGCTGCGGGCGCCGTCACACCCCAGCAGCCAGCGCGCCTTCACCCGCTCCACCTGGCCATCCGCGCGCTTCAGCGTCACCTCCACGCCGTCGGCGTCCTGCCGGAAGTCCTCCAGCCCCAGGCCGCGCTCCACCTTCACCCCGAACGTGCCGAGGTACTCGGTGAGCAGCGCCTCGGTGGCGTCCTGCGGGAGCATGAGGATGTAGGGGAAGCGCGTCTCCAGCCAGGAGAAGGCCTGTAGGGGCACCCGGGCACGAGCGCCTCCCGCGCCCACCACGTTGAAGGCCTCGGTCCTTCGCCCCCGCGCGACGGCCTCGTCGGCGATGCCGAAGTCGTCGAAGACCTCGAGCGTGCGCGCCTGCACGGCCAGGGCGCGCGACAACACCGAGGGCGCCTCGAGCTGGTCCACGATGCGGCAGCGCAGGCCGTGCCTCGCCAGTTCCACGGCCATCGTCAGGCCCGTCGGACCGGCTCCCACCACCAGAGCATCCAACATGCGGTGTCTCCCCCTGCCGGCCTTCACGGCCGGTGCGTGTCACCTTGACACAGGAGACCCACGGCGCCCAGCGGCTCAGCCCAGGTCGACCCCGTGGCCAGCCTGGACATGACCGATGTCCACGCGCCCATCCTGCATCCGCAGACCGCCCTGGAAGGAGTGCTCGCGGATGAAGAGGTGCGTGTCCAGGTCCGCGTAGTCGAAGCCGCCCAGGCCGGCGGCGAAGTGCGCCGCGAAGCTCATGGCCAGGGTGCTCTCCACCATGCCGCCCATCATCAACTCCATGCCGGAGGCACGCGCCAGGTTCCACATGGCCAGGGACTCCACCACGCCGCTCTTCATCAGCTTGAGGTTGATGCCGTGCGCACCGCCCTCGCGCGCCAGACGCAGCACGTCCTTCGCCGTACGGGCCGACTCGTCCGCGCAGATGGGCACCCGGGACGAGCGCGTCAGCTCGGCCATGCCCTCCCAGTCCTCGCGAGGCACGGGCTGCTCGAAGAGCGCCAGGGGGATGCCCGCGGCCTCCAGCCCCTCGAGGAACGTCCGCGCCTGCGCCACGGTGTAACCGCCGTTGGCGTCCGCGAACAGCCGCGCGCCGGGGGCCTCGCGCCGGATGACCACCATGCGCCGCACGTCCTCCTCGGCGGACAGCGCGCCCACCTTCACCTTGAGGGTGCGGATGCCCCTGGCGACGATGGCCCGGGCCGAGGACGCCGCGTGCGCCTCGTCACCGGCCGTCACCGTCATGTCGATGTCCAGCCCGGTGCCCGCCCCGCCGAAGAAGGCGAACAGCGGCATCCGGTAGTGCCGGCCCAGCGCATCCAGCAGCGCCAGCTCGATGCCACAGCGCGCGGAGGGAGCCCCCGGAAGGGCCTCGGCGAGCCACGCGCCGATGGGCCGCCAGCCGCGTGCGTCCCGCCCGAGCAGCGCCTCGCGCACGGAGGCGATGGCAGAGATCGTGCTGGCCTGCGTCTCGCCGGACACCGCCGTGAGGGGCGCCGACTCACCCAGGCCCACC
This window harbors:
- a CDS encoding dipeptide epimerase, with product MLLPTTITELHFEPLDLALTEPFAIATGAPDMANNVLVRLKLADGTVGLGESAPLTAVSGETQASTISAIASVREALLGRDARGWRPIGAWLAEALPGAPSARCGIELALLDALGRHYRMPLFAFFGGAGTGLDIDMTVTAGDEAHAASSARAIVARGIRTLKVKVGALSAEEDVRRMVVIRREAPGARLFADANGGYTVAQARTFLEGLEAAGIPLALFEQPVPREDWEGMAELTRSSRVPICADESARTAKDVLRLAREGGAHGINLKLMKSGVVESLAMWNLARASGMELMMGGMVESTLAMSFAAHFAAGLGGFDYADLDTHLFIREHSFQGGLRMQDGRVDIGHVQAGHGVDLG